In Asterias amurensis chromosome 4, ASM3211899v1, one genomic interval encodes:
- the LOC139936508 gene encoding protein unc-50 homolog — MLSSVIIAKSSPPTSPNGSRPTSPNPMLDNRHTAQAKRRKFMRRLVMFRQMDFEFALWQMVYLLVAPQKVYRNFQYRKQTKDQWARDDPAFLVLLSICLCASSVGFAIVLRLGVVGFFKFLLWVVFVDCIGVGLLVATVLWLVANKYLRVTGTNSQDVEWGFAFDVHLNAFFPVLIILHVVQLILYIPVISYDNFLSTLFGNTLWLIAITYYIYVTFLGYSALPFLRRTVVLLYPPSLVLLGLFGISLIINWNISNTVMTFYQYRVI; from the exons ATGCTGTCATCTGTCATCATTGCCAAAAGCTCGCCCCCGACAAGCCCCAATGGGTCCCGACCTACCAGCCCCAACCCAATGCTCGACAATAGACACACAGCCCAGGCAAAGCGCCGTAAATTCATGCGGCGGCTTGTTATGTTTCGCCAGATGGACTTTGAGTTTGCTTTGTGGCAAATGGTATACCTCCTTGTTGCACCACAGAAAGT ATACCGTAATTTCCAGTACAGGAAAC AAACCAAGGATCAGTGGGCGAGAGACGACCCTGCCTTTCTTGTTCTTCTTAGCATCTGCTTATGCG CCTCATCAGTGGGATTTGCCATAGTGTTAAGGCTCGGGGTTGTAGGCTTCTTCAAGTTTCTCCTGTGGGTGGTATTTGTGGACTGCATAGGCGTTGGACTACTGGTTGCGACTGTACTTTG GCTTGTTGCCAACAAGTATCTGCGAGTCACAGGGACAAACTCACAGGACGTGGAGTGGGGGTTTGCATTCGATGTACACCTCAACGCCTTCTTTCCTGTTCTCATTATTCTACACGTAGTTCAGCTCATTCTGTATATTC CTGTAATTAGTTATGACAACTTCCTGTCCACATTGTTCGGCAACACGCTGTGGCTGATTGCAATCACATACTACATCTATGTCACCTTTCTGGGATACAGTG CTTTACCGTTCCTGAGACGTACAGTGGTTCTGCTCTACCCACCCTCTCTCGTACTGCTGGGCCTGTTTGGGATTTCACTGATTATCAATTGGAACATCTCTAATACTGTCATGACATTTTACCAGTACAGAGTGATCTAG
- the LOC139936163 gene encoding cytochrome c oxidase assembly factor 5-like, with protein MPKYFEDKEESKRPCAGVREDLKACLLASDCVRIDKKTPKECLQKGEIVDNHCRALQVSFFECKRSLLDTRTRFRGRKGY; from the exons atgccgAAATACTTTGAAGATAAGGAAGAGTCGAAACGACCATGCGCTGGTGTTCGAGAGGATCTCAAAGCTTGTCTTCTGGCGAGTGATTGCGTAAGAATT GATAAGAAGACGCCCAAAGAATGTCTACAAAAAGGAGAAATTGTTGACAACCACTGCCGGGCACTTCAGGTGTCATTCTTTGAGTGCAAGCGATCTCTA ttGGACACGAGGACACGATTTCGAGGGAGAAAAGGATACTGA
- the LOC139935987 gene encoding short coiled-coil protein A-like — protein MSTAIVSPSTPSSTDGDIGAFGGIDHDDRGVISPRPMSTDSSTGDLAMRSTSLDCSPDDSEDAEEKARLTCQVLELQNTLDDLSTRVDKVKEENLKLKSENQVLGQYIENLMSASSVFQSTSPKSKKKSGSKGKKTEK, from the exons ATGAGTACTGCTATAGTGTCTCCATCCACACCCAGCTCAACGGATGGTGACATCGGTGCATTTGGTGGCATAGATCACGACGATAGAG GTGTTATTTCACCCAGGCCAATGAGCACAGACAGTAGCACTGGGGATCTAGCAATGCGTAGCACAAGTTTGGACTGCTCCCCTGATGACAGCGAGGATGCTGAAGAGAAGGCAAGACTTACTTGCCAAGTACTGGAGCTACAGAACACACTGGACG ATTTGTCCACCAGAGTTGACAAAGTGAAGGAGGAAAACCTGAAGCTGAAGTCCGAGAACCAAGTCCTAGGCCAATACATTGAGAATCTCATGTCAGCGTCCAGTGTTTTCCAGTCCACGTCACCAAAAAGCAAGAAGAA GTCTGGTAGTAAGGGAAAGAAGACGGAGAAGTGA